The Pseudarthrobacter defluvii DNA window GGGCGAACCAGCCGCGGGCGGGTATCTTCGGTGGTGAAAGCTCCGGGCGGCCGGAGCTGCTTGCGGCTGGTGATGCCGGCAGGAGCTGCGTGTTCATGCATCAAACATGCGTGGGGAAGCTATGTCCCTGCTGTGAAAAGGGGCCAGCGGCGGCTGTGACCTTTTCGCGAGAGCCGCCACTTATACACCCGATTGGTCTTTAATTGCGTCAACTCGTAGACTTGGTAGGCGCTAAGTGCGCGGAGCGTGCGCAATTGCTCCGGTTGCCCGGTAATTTTCTCCAGGGTGGCCGGTAGTTAGGGGCTCAAGTTGCGTAACTAACCGTTGCCCGTACATTCTGTGGGTCGCACTTGGCAGCATGGTCCAGCAGCCGATATGCGGATCATTACTTTCAATTCTTGAGGAGAAGTCATGGCAGCACACTGCCAAGTGACCGGGGCCGAGCCGGGCTTTGGGCACAGCATTTCGCACTCGCACCGCCGCAACAAGCGCCGGTTCGATCCGAACATCCAGAAGAAGCGCTACTGGGTTCCGTCCCTGCGCCGTAATGTCACTCTGCAGGTTTCTGCAAAGGGCATCAAGACCATTGACGTTCGCGGCATCGACGTAGTCGTCGCCCAGATCCTGGCTCGTGGGGTGAAGCTCTAGTGGCTAAGGACAAGGACGTACGTCCCATCATCAAGCTCAAGTCGACCGCGGGAACGGGTTACACCTACGTAACCCGCAAGAACCGTCGTAACGACCCGGACCGCATGGTCCTGAAGAAGTACGACCCCAAGATCCGCCAGCACGTCGAATTCCGAGAGGAGCGCTAAACATGGCTAAGAAGTCCAAGATTGCTCGCAACGAGCAGCGCAAGGTCATCGTTGAGCGTTACGCTGCCAAGCGCCTCGAACTGAAGAAGACCCTGGTTGACGAAAACGCAACCGACGAAGCACGCGAAGCAGCTCGCCTGGGCCTGCAGAAGCTGCCCCGCAACGCGTCCCCGATCCGTCTGCGTAACCGCGACATCATCGACGGCCGCCCCCGTGGCACCTTCCAGAAGTTCGGCATCTCCCGTGTCCGTTTCCGCGACATGGCACACAAGGGCGAACTCCCGGGCATCACCAAGTCTTCCTGGTAATTCAGCACTGCTGATTCCAGCTGCTTGAGAAGGGCCGGCAACCTTAGGGTTGCCGGCCCTTCTGCGTTAACCGGTGGCCCATGAAGCTTGCCCCAGCCGGTTGATCTCGCCGGGATGCGGTGAGGCAGCACACATCAACCAATGACGACGGCAGCAGGCTGGCTTGGGCGCGTAAAGTCCGTTCTGTCGCGGAATCCCGGGGATTTCCCTGGGCCAAAGCCACGGTTTGCGGTGGACGCAGAGTCCGTGTATTGTTTTCTAAGTCGCCGCGGGGGAGACAGTGAAGAACTGATCACCGCGCGGCCAAAAACCCCGAAATCAAAGCCAAAATCTGGTTGCTCTTTAGGGCGCTGGAAATGGGTGGGGCCGGTCTTCCACTGATGAGCATCCTGAGACATGGATTTGCGTCGCAGGGTGTGATCGGGTAGGTTTGGAAAGTTGCTCCGGAGCGATCCTGAACGTTGGTTTGGGTGGTGCCGGGTGTGTCTGTTGTTTGAGAACTCAATAGTGTGCCAAGTTTGTTGATACCGATTATGTAATGTGATTGGTTGAATTTGCCGAATCGTGCCGCCCCTGTGGTATTGGTTTGGTGTTTTTGGCTGGTTTCAAATTTTGTGCAGCCTGGTTCCGCGTTATTTCCGTGGTGCTTGGTTGTGTCTGTTTTTCTTCAACGGAGAGTTTGATCCTGGCTCAGGATGAACGCTGGCGGCGTGCTTAACACATGCAAGTCGAACGATGAAACCAGCTTGCTGGTGGATTAGTGGCGAACGGGTGAGTAACACGTGAGTAACCTGCCCTTGACTCTGGGATAAGCCTGGGAAACTGGGTCTAATACCGGATATGACCGACTATCGCATGGTGGTTGGTGGAAAGCTTTTGTGGTTTTGGATGGACTCGCGGCCTATCAGCTTGTTGGTGGGGTAATGGCCTACCAAGGCGACGACGGGTAGCCGGCCTGAGAGGGTGACCGGCCACACTGGGACTGAGACACGGCCCAGACTCCTACGGGAGGCAGCAGTGGGGAATATTGCACAATGGGCGCAAGCCTGATGCAGCGACGCCGCGTGAGGGATGACGGCCTTCGGGTTGTAAACCTCTTTCAGTAGGGAAGAAGCCGCAAGGTGACGGTACCTGCAGAAGAAGCGCCGGCTAACTACGTGCCAGCAGCCGCGGTAATACGTAGGGCGCAAGCGTTATCCGGAATTATTGGGCGTAAAGAGCTCGTAGGCGGTTTGTCGCGTCTGCCGTGAAAGTCCGGGGCTCAACTCCGGATCTGCGGTGGGTACGGGCAGACTAGAGTGATGTAGGGGAGACTGGAATTCCTGGTGTAGCGGTGAAATGCGCAGATATCAGGAGGAACACCGATGGCGAAGGCAGGTCTCTGGGCATTAACTGACGCTGAGGAGCGAAAGCATGGGGAGCGAACAGGATTAGATACCCTGGTAGTCCATGCCGTAAACGTTGGGCACTAGGTGTGGGGGACATTCCACGTTTTCCGCGCCGTAGCTAACGCATTAAGTGCCCCGCCTGGGGAGTACGGCCGCAAGGCTAAAACTCAAAGGAATTGACGGGGGCCCGCACAAGCGGCGGAGCATGCGGATTAATTCGATGCAACGCGAAGAACCTTACCAAGGCTTGACATGAACCGGTAATACCTGGAAACAGGTGCCCCGCTTGCGGTCGGTTTACAGGTGGTGCATGGTTGTCGTCAGCTCGTGTCGTGAGATGTTGGGTTAAGTCCCGCAACGAGCGCAACCCTCGTTCTATGTTGCCAGCACGTGATGGTGGGGACTCATAGGAGACTGCCGGGGTCAACTCGGAGGAAGGTGGGGACGACGTCAAATCATCATGCCCCTTATGTCTTGGGCTTCACGCATGCTACAATGGCCGGTACAAAGGGTTGCGATACTGTGAGGTGGAGCTAATCCCAAAAAGCCGGTCTCAGTTCGGATTGGGGTCTGCAACTCGACCCCATGAAGTCGGAGTCGCTAGTAATCGCAGATCAGCAACGCTGCGGTGAATACGTTCCCGGGCCTTGTACACACCGCCCGTCAAGTCACGAAAGTTGGTAACACCCGAAGCCGGTGGCCTAACCCCTTGTGGGAGGGAGCTGTCGAAGGTGGGACTGGCGATTGGGACTAAGTCGTAACAAGGTAGCCGTACCGGAAGGTGCGGCTGGATCACCTCCTTTCTAAGGAGCACCTACAACCATCCGGCCTGGATGTATGTCCGGGTGTGGGGGTTGTCAGGAAGCAAGCCCGTTGCGCAGGCGATTGTCCTGCGGCGGGTGCTCATGGGTGGAATATCAACAAATAGCGGCTGTTTCTTTCTGCGCTCTTCTCTAGTACGAACCCTGGTGGTTCTGGAACGGTGGGGTGCGGGGTGGGGATGGTTTAGTGTTTGGCACACTGTTGGGTCCTGAGACAACAGGGCCACGGGTTCGCTGTCTGCGCCTTTCGGGGTGTGGGTGGTGTTCTGGTGGGTTTGTTTGTTTCTGGTTTCCCTGCCATGACGGTCCACGCGTGTTGATCCCTTTGGGGGTTTGTGTGTGGGGTGTGTGGTGTGGGGTTGTTGTTTGAGAACTACATAGTGGACGCGAGCATCTTGTATAAGAAGCAATTTCCAAGATATATGAACCTGGATCTGGCTGCGCGTGGTGGTGCTGCTCCTTTGTGGGTGGTGTTGATTGTGCGTGGTTGGTTTCTGTGGTTCTCTCGAAAATGTTTTTGATCTTTGTGGTCAAGTTTTTAAGAGCACACGGTGGATGCCTTGGCATTAGGAGCCGAAGAAGGACGTAGGAATCTGCGATAAGCCTGGGGGAGTCGATAACCGGACTGTGATCCCAGGGTGTCCGAATGGGGAAACCCCGTCAAGCGCGCGAGTGACTTGGTGACCCGTACCTGAACACATAGGGTGCGTGGGGGGAACGCGGGGAAGTGAAACATCTCAGTACCCGCAGGAAGAGAAAACAATAGTGATTCCGTTAGTAGTGGCGAGCGAACGCGGATCAGGCTAAACCGTTCCATGTGTGATAGCCGGCGGGCGTTGCATGGTCGGGGTTGTGGGACTTTCCATACCAGTTCTGCCGGGCTGGTGGGGTGTGATGTGCGCGCATAGGTGAACGGTTTTGAAAGGCCGGCCAGAGAGGGTGTTAGTCCCGTAACCGTAATGTGTAGCACCGCCTGTGTGAGTATCCCAAGTAGTACGGGGCCCGAGAAATCCCGTGCGAATCTGTCAGGACCACCTGATAAGCCTAAATACTCCCTAATGACCGATAGCGGACCAGTACCGTGAGGGAAAGGTGAAAAGTACCCCGGGAGGGGAGTGAAACAGTACCTGAAACCGTGTGCTTACAATCCGTCGGAGCAACCTTGTAGTTGTGACGGCGTGCCTTTTGAAGAATGAGCCTGCGAGTTAGTGTTACGTCGCGAGGTTAACCCGTGTGGGGCAGCCGTAGCGAAAGCGAGTCTGAATAGGGCGTGTGAGTGGCGTGATCTAGACCCGAAGCGAAGTGATCTACCCATGGCCAGGTTGAAGCGACGGTAAGACGTCGTGGAGGACCGAACCCACTTCAGTTGAAAATGGAGGGGATGAGCTGTGGGTAGGGGTGAAAGGCCAATCAAACTTCGTGATAGCTGGTTCTCCCCGAAATGCATTTAGGTGCAGCGTTGCGTGTTTCTTGCTGGAGGTAGAGCTACTGGATGGCTAATGGGCCCTACAAGGTTACTGACGTCAGCCAAACTCCGAATGCCGGTAAGTGAGAGCGCAGCAGTGAGACTGTGGGGGATAAGCTTCATAGTCGAGAGGGAAACAGCCCAGACCACCAACTAAGGCCCCTAAGCGTGTGCTAAGTGGGAAAGGATGTGGAGTTGCGAAGACAACCAGGAGGTTGGCTTAGAAGCAGCCACCCTTAAAAGAGTGCGTAATAGCTCACTGGTCAAGTGATTCCGCGCCGACAATGTAGCGGGGCTCAAGTACACCGCCGAAGTTGTGGCATTCACATATTCTCCAAGCCTTCGTGGTTCAGGAGTGTGGATGGGTAGGGGAGCGTCGTGTGGGCGGTGAAGTCGCGGTGTAAACCAGCGGTGGAGCCTACACGAGTGAGAATGCAGGCATGAGTAGCGAAAGACGGGTGAGAAACCCGTCCGCCGAATGATCAAGGGTTCCAGGGTCAAGCTAATCTGCCCTGGGTAAGTCGGGACCTAAGGCGAGGCCGACAGGCGTAGTCGATGGACAACGGGTTGATATTCCCGTACCGGCGAAAAACCGCCCATGCTGAGCGGGGGATACTAACTGCCCGAAACCTGCCCGACACCCCTTGTGGGTGAAGGGTTTTGGTGGAGCGCAGGACCTGATCCCGGGAGGCAAGCGTATTAACAGGTGTGACGCAGGAAGGTAGCCGAGCCGGGCGATGGTTGTCCCGGTCTAAGGATGTAGGGCGAGTGGTAGGCAAATCCGCCACTCACATAGCCTGAGATCTGATGGGACCCCCGTTGGGGGGATTTGGTGATCCTATGCTGCCGAGAAAAGCATCGACGCGAGGTTTTAGCCGCCCGTACCCCAAACCGACACAGGTGATCAGGTAGAGAATACCAAGGCGATCGAGAGAATTATGGTTAAGGAACTCGGCAAAATGCCCCCGTAACTTCGGGAGAAGGGGGGCCCCAACCTTGAACACCACATCGCTGGTGGGAGGGGATCGGGGCCGCAGAGACCAGGGGGAAGCGACTGTTTACTAAAAACACAGGTCCGTGCGAAGTCGCAAGACGATGTATACGGACTGACTCCTGCCCGGTGCTGGAAGGTTAAGAGGACCGGTTAGCCGCAAGGCGAAGCTGAGAATTTAAGCCCCAGTAAACGGCGGTGGTAACTATAACCATCCTAAGGTAGCGAAATTCCTTGTCGGGTAAGTTCCGACCTGCACGAATGGAGTAACGACTTCCCCGCTGTCTCAACCATAAACTCGGCGAAATTGCAGTACGAGTAAAGATGCTCGTTACGCGCAGCAGGACGGAAAGACCCCGAGACCTTTACTATAGTTTGGTATTGGTGTTCGGAGTGGCTTGTGTAGGATAGGTGGGAGACGTTGAAGCCCGGACGCCAGTTCGGGTGGAGTCATCGTTGAAATACCACTCTGGTCACTTTGGACATCTAACTTCGGCCCGTAATCCGGGTCAGGGACAGTGCCTGATGGGTAGTTTAACTGGGGCGGTTGCCTCCTAAAAAGTAACGGAGGCGCCCAAAGGTTCCCTCAGCCTGGTTGGCAATCAGGTGTCGAGTGTAAGTGCACAAGGGAGCTTGACTGTGAGAGAGACATCTCGAGCAGGGACGAAAGTCGGGACTAGTGATCCGGCGGTACATTGTGGAATGGCCGTCGCTCAACGGATAAAAGGTACCTCGGGGATAACAGGCTGATCTTGCCCAAGAGTCCATATCGACGGCATGGTTTGGCACCTCGATGTCGGCTCGTCGCATCCTGGGGCTGGAGTAGGTCCCAAGGGTTGGGCTGTTCGCCCATTAAAGCGGTACGCGAGCTGGGTTTAGAACGTCGTGAGACAGTTCGGTCCCTATCCGCTGCGCGCGCAGGAAATTTGAGAAGGGCTGTCCTTAGTACGAGAGGACCGGGACGGACGAACCTCTGGTGTGTCAGTTGTACTGCCAAGTGCACCGCTGATTAGCTACGTTCGGATGGGATAACCGCTGAAAGCATCTAAGCGGGAAGCTCGCTTCAAGATGAGATTTCCATACACATTTATGTGTGAGAGGTCCCCAGCCAGACCACTGGGTTGATAGGCCGGATGTGGAAGCGAGGACTAACGACTCGTGAAGCTGACCGGTACTAAT harbors:
- the rpsN gene encoding 30S ribosomal protein S14, coding for MAKKSKIARNEQRKVIVERYAAKRLELKKTLVDENATDEAREAARLGLQKLPRNASPIRLRNRDIIDGRPRGTFQKFGISRVRFRDMAHKGELPGITKSSW
- the rpmG gene encoding 50S ribosomal protein L33; translated protein: MAKDKDVRPIIKLKSTAGTGYTYVTRKNRRNDPDRMVLKKYDPKIRQHVEFREER
- the rpmB gene encoding 50S ribosomal protein L28, producing the protein MAAHCQVTGAEPGFGHSISHSHRRNKRRFDPNIQKKRYWVPSLRRNVTLQVSAKGIKTIDVRGIDVVVAQILARGVKL